In Gossypium raimondii isolate GPD5lz chromosome 12, ASM2569854v1, whole genome shotgun sequence, a single window of DNA contains:
- the LOC105765623 gene encoding histone deacetylase 15 isoform X1 gives MVSETVQGSCVTNGGTKSNESFKRKHLGSDEHASASRHDSSDAKGDIGTSERDIAANINEDTQADDASVCMQKKVRLPKELTFQDMYNNQDAFDDDDEDDSDWEPVQKHIEILKWFCTNCTMVNLDDVFLCDICGEHKESGILRHGFYASPFSPEVELVQVESEATGREKEIWSEASASNCSTAVGFDERMLLHSEVEIKSHPHPERPDRLRAIAASLSAAGIFPGKCCLIPAREITLEELQMVHSSEHIEVVELTRQMFSSYFTPDTYANEHSAHAARLAAGLCADLASAIFSGRVRNGFALVRPPGHHAGVTQAMGFCLHNNAAVAALAAQAAGAKKVLIVDWDVHHGNGTQEIFDQNKSVLYISLHRHEGGKFYPGTGSAFEVGTKGAEGYCVNIPWSRGGVGDNDYIFAFQHVVLPIASKFAPDFTIISAGFDAARGDPLGCCDVTPAGYTQMTHMLSTLSGGKLLVVLEGGYNLRSISSSATAVIKVLLGESCECEPENVVPSKAGLLTVLEVLKIQMKYWPNLSSSFEKLQLQRAMYSVEKKQKQVKRRRVFEPPLWWRWGRKQLLFHILTGHFHLK, from the exons ATGGTTTCTGAAACAGTTCAAGGGAGTTGTGTGACAAATGGGGGGACTAAGAGCAATGAAAGCTTTAAAAGGAAACATTTAGGATCTGATGAGCATGCATCAGCTTCTCGTCATGATAGCTCCGATGCCAAAGGGGACATAGGAACATCTGAGCGAGATATTGCTGCCAATATAAACGAAGACACACAGGCTGACGATGCATCT GTTTGTATGCAGAAAAAGGTGAGGCTGCCAAAAGAATTGACTTTTCAGGATATGTACAACAATCAAGATGcatttgatgatgatgatgaggatgACAGTGATTGGGAGCCTGTACAAAAGCACATAGAGATTTTGAAGTGGTTTTGTACCAACTGCACGATGGTCAACCTTGATGATGTTTTCCTCTGTGAT ATTTGTGGGGAACATAAAGAATCTGGCATCCTAAGGCATGGATTTTATGCGTCTCCTTTCTCACCTGAGGTAGAACTTGTTCAGGTTGAATCAGAAGCCACAGGAAGAGAGAAAG AAATTTGGTCCGAGGCTTCAGCTTCAAACTGTTCTACGGCAGTTGGTTTTGATGAAAGAATGTTGCTGCACTCAGAG GTTGAAATAAAATCACATCCACATCCAGAAAGACCAGATCGTCTTCGAGCTATTGCTGCTAGCCTTTCTGCTGCTG GTATATTCCCTGGAAAGTGCTGCTTAATTCCTGCTAGAGAAATCACTCTGGAGGAGCTTCAAATG GTCCATTCCTCGGAGCATATTGAAGTTGTTGAACTTACCCGCCAAATGTTTTCTAG TTATTTTACTCCTGACACGTATGCTAATGAGCATTCAGCACATGCTGCCAGACTTGCTGCTGGTTTATGTGCAGATCTTGCTTCAGCAATATTTTCTGGACGCGTAAGAAATGGGTTTGCTCTG GTTCGACCACCTGGCCATCATGCTGGTGTCACACAAGCAATGGGGTTCTGCCTCCACAACAATGCAGCAGTTGCTGCATTAGCAGCACAGGCTGCAGGGGCGAAGAAGGTGCTCATTGTTGATTGG GATGTTCATCATGGAAATGGTACACAAGAGATATTTGACCAAAATAAATCG GTATTGTACATATCCTTACATAGACATGAAGGAGGGAAGTTCTACCCTGGTACTGGTTCAGCTTTTGAG GTTGGTACCAAGGGTGCAGAAGGATATTGCGTGAATATTCCATGGAGTCGTGGTGGAGTTGGAGATAATGATTacatttttgcatttcaacaCGTTGTGCTTCCAATAG CTTCCAAGTTTGCTCCCGACTTTACTATAATATCAGCTGGATTTGATGCTGCTCGTGGTGATCCTTTAGGATGCTGTGAT GTGACTCCTGCTGGTTATACACAGATGACACACATGTTGAGTACCCTCTCGGGTGGAAAGTTGCTAGTTGTACTTGAGGGCGG CTACAACCTCCGTTCGATATCATCTTCTGCTACTGCAGTGATTAAG gtacttTTGGGTGAAAGTTGCGAGTGTGAACCAGAGAACGTCGTTCCTTCTAAAGCCGGCCTGCTTACGGTGTTGGAAGTACTGAAGATTCAGATGAAGTACTGGCCAAATCTAAGTTCAAGCTTCGAAAAACTGCAGTTGCAACGGGCAATGTATTCTGTGGAGAAGAAAC AAAAACAAGTTAAACGGAGACGGGTGTTCGAGCCACCGTTATGGTGGAGGTGGGGCAGAAAACAACTATTGTTTCATATCCTTACAGGACATTTTCATCTAAAATGA
- the LOC105765623 gene encoding histone deacetylase 15 isoform X2, producing the protein MVSETVQGSCVTNGGTKSNESFKRKHLGSDEHASASRHDSSDAKGDIGTSERDIAANINEDTQADDASKKVRLPKELTFQDMYNNQDAFDDDDEDDSDWEPVQKHIEILKWFCTNCTMVNLDDVFLCDICGEHKESGILRHGFYASPFSPEVELVQVESEATGREKEIWSEASASNCSTAVGFDERMLLHSEVEIKSHPHPERPDRLRAIAASLSAAGIFPGKCCLIPAREITLEELQMVHSSEHIEVVELTRQMFSSYFTPDTYANEHSAHAARLAAGLCADLASAIFSGRVRNGFALVRPPGHHAGVTQAMGFCLHNNAAVAALAAQAAGAKKVLIVDWDVHHGNGTQEIFDQNKSVLYISLHRHEGGKFYPGTGSAFEVGTKGAEGYCVNIPWSRGGVGDNDYIFAFQHVVLPIASKFAPDFTIISAGFDAARGDPLGCCDVTPAGYTQMTHMLSTLSGGKLLVVLEGGYNLRSISSSATAVIKVLLGESCECEPENVVPSKAGLLTVLEVLKIQMKYWPNLSSSFEKLQLQRAMYSVEKKQKQVKRRRVFEPPLWWRWGRKQLLFHILTGHFHLK; encoded by the exons ATGGTTTCTGAAACAGTTCAAGGGAGTTGTGTGACAAATGGGGGGACTAAGAGCAATGAAAGCTTTAAAAGGAAACATTTAGGATCTGATGAGCATGCATCAGCTTCTCGTCATGATAGCTCCGATGCCAAAGGGGACATAGGAACATCTGAGCGAGATATTGCTGCCAATATAAACGAAGACACACAGGCTGACGATGCATCT AAAAAGGTGAGGCTGCCAAAAGAATTGACTTTTCAGGATATGTACAACAATCAAGATGcatttgatgatgatgatgaggatgACAGTGATTGGGAGCCTGTACAAAAGCACATAGAGATTTTGAAGTGGTTTTGTACCAACTGCACGATGGTCAACCTTGATGATGTTTTCCTCTGTGAT ATTTGTGGGGAACATAAAGAATCTGGCATCCTAAGGCATGGATTTTATGCGTCTCCTTTCTCACCTGAGGTAGAACTTGTTCAGGTTGAATCAGAAGCCACAGGAAGAGAGAAAG AAATTTGGTCCGAGGCTTCAGCTTCAAACTGTTCTACGGCAGTTGGTTTTGATGAAAGAATGTTGCTGCACTCAGAG GTTGAAATAAAATCACATCCACATCCAGAAAGACCAGATCGTCTTCGAGCTATTGCTGCTAGCCTTTCTGCTGCTG GTATATTCCCTGGAAAGTGCTGCTTAATTCCTGCTAGAGAAATCACTCTGGAGGAGCTTCAAATG GTCCATTCCTCGGAGCATATTGAAGTTGTTGAACTTACCCGCCAAATGTTTTCTAG TTATTTTACTCCTGACACGTATGCTAATGAGCATTCAGCACATGCTGCCAGACTTGCTGCTGGTTTATGTGCAGATCTTGCTTCAGCAATATTTTCTGGACGCGTAAGAAATGGGTTTGCTCTG GTTCGACCACCTGGCCATCATGCTGGTGTCACACAAGCAATGGGGTTCTGCCTCCACAACAATGCAGCAGTTGCTGCATTAGCAGCACAGGCTGCAGGGGCGAAGAAGGTGCTCATTGTTGATTGG GATGTTCATCATGGAAATGGTACACAAGAGATATTTGACCAAAATAAATCG GTATTGTACATATCCTTACATAGACATGAAGGAGGGAAGTTCTACCCTGGTACTGGTTCAGCTTTTGAG GTTGGTACCAAGGGTGCAGAAGGATATTGCGTGAATATTCCATGGAGTCGTGGTGGAGTTGGAGATAATGATTacatttttgcatttcaacaCGTTGTGCTTCCAATAG CTTCCAAGTTTGCTCCCGACTTTACTATAATATCAGCTGGATTTGATGCTGCTCGTGGTGATCCTTTAGGATGCTGTGAT GTGACTCCTGCTGGTTATACACAGATGACACACATGTTGAGTACCCTCTCGGGTGGAAAGTTGCTAGTTGTACTTGAGGGCGG CTACAACCTCCGTTCGATATCATCTTCTGCTACTGCAGTGATTAAG gtacttTTGGGTGAAAGTTGCGAGTGTGAACCAGAGAACGTCGTTCCTTCTAAAGCCGGCCTGCTTACGGTGTTGGAAGTACTGAAGATTCAGATGAAGTACTGGCCAAATCTAAGTTCAAGCTTCGAAAAACTGCAGTTGCAACGGGCAATGTATTCTGTGGAGAAGAAAC AAAAACAAGTTAAACGGAGACGGGTGTTCGAGCCACCGTTATGGTGGAGGTGGGGCAGAAAACAACTATTGTTTCATATCCTTACAGGACATTTTCATCTAAAATGA
- the LOC105765623 gene encoding histone deacetylase 15 isoform X3, whose translation MQKKVRLPKELTFQDMYNNQDAFDDDDEDDSDWEPVQKHIEILKWFCTNCTMVNLDDVFLCDICGEHKESGILRHGFYASPFSPEVELVQVESEATGREKEIWSEASASNCSTAVGFDERMLLHSEVEIKSHPHPERPDRLRAIAASLSAAGIFPGKCCLIPAREITLEELQMVHSSEHIEVVELTRQMFSSYFTPDTYANEHSAHAARLAAGLCADLASAIFSGRVRNGFALVRPPGHHAGVTQAMGFCLHNNAAVAALAAQAAGAKKVLIVDWDVHHGNGTQEIFDQNKSVLYISLHRHEGGKFYPGTGSAFEVGTKGAEGYCVNIPWSRGGVGDNDYIFAFQHVVLPIASKFAPDFTIISAGFDAARGDPLGCCDVTPAGYTQMTHMLSTLSGGKLLVVLEGGYNLRSISSSATAVIKVLLGESCECEPENVVPSKAGLLTVLEVLKIQMKYWPNLSSSFEKLQLQRAMYSVEKKQKQVKRRRVFEPPLWWRWGRKQLLFHILTGHFHLK comes from the exons ATGCAGAAAAAGGTGAGGCTGCCAAAAGAATTGACTTTTCAGGATATGTACAACAATCAAGATGcatttgatgatgatgatgaggatgACAGTGATTGGGAGCCTGTACAAAAGCACATAGAGATTTTGAAGTGGTTTTGTACCAACTGCACGATGGTCAACCTTGATGATGTTTTCCTCTGTGAT ATTTGTGGGGAACATAAAGAATCTGGCATCCTAAGGCATGGATTTTATGCGTCTCCTTTCTCACCTGAGGTAGAACTTGTTCAGGTTGAATCAGAAGCCACAGGAAGAGAGAAAG AAATTTGGTCCGAGGCTTCAGCTTCAAACTGTTCTACGGCAGTTGGTTTTGATGAAAGAATGTTGCTGCACTCAGAG GTTGAAATAAAATCACATCCACATCCAGAAAGACCAGATCGTCTTCGAGCTATTGCTGCTAGCCTTTCTGCTGCTG GTATATTCCCTGGAAAGTGCTGCTTAATTCCTGCTAGAGAAATCACTCTGGAGGAGCTTCAAATG GTCCATTCCTCGGAGCATATTGAAGTTGTTGAACTTACCCGCCAAATGTTTTCTAG TTATTTTACTCCTGACACGTATGCTAATGAGCATTCAGCACATGCTGCCAGACTTGCTGCTGGTTTATGTGCAGATCTTGCTTCAGCAATATTTTCTGGACGCGTAAGAAATGGGTTTGCTCTG GTTCGACCACCTGGCCATCATGCTGGTGTCACACAAGCAATGGGGTTCTGCCTCCACAACAATGCAGCAGTTGCTGCATTAGCAGCACAGGCTGCAGGGGCGAAGAAGGTGCTCATTGTTGATTGG GATGTTCATCATGGAAATGGTACACAAGAGATATTTGACCAAAATAAATCG GTATTGTACATATCCTTACATAGACATGAAGGAGGGAAGTTCTACCCTGGTACTGGTTCAGCTTTTGAG GTTGGTACCAAGGGTGCAGAAGGATATTGCGTGAATATTCCATGGAGTCGTGGTGGAGTTGGAGATAATGATTacatttttgcatttcaacaCGTTGTGCTTCCAATAG CTTCCAAGTTTGCTCCCGACTTTACTATAATATCAGCTGGATTTGATGCTGCTCGTGGTGATCCTTTAGGATGCTGTGAT GTGACTCCTGCTGGTTATACACAGATGACACACATGTTGAGTACCCTCTCGGGTGGAAAGTTGCTAGTTGTACTTGAGGGCGG CTACAACCTCCGTTCGATATCATCTTCTGCTACTGCAGTGATTAAG gtacttTTGGGTGAAAGTTGCGAGTGTGAACCAGAGAACGTCGTTCCTTCTAAAGCCGGCCTGCTTACGGTGTTGGAAGTACTGAAGATTCAGATGAAGTACTGGCCAAATCTAAGTTCAAGCTTCGAAAAACTGCAGTTGCAACGGGCAATGTATTCTGTGGAGAAGAAAC AAAAACAAGTTAAACGGAGACGGGTGTTCGAGCCACCGTTATGGTGGAGGTGGGGCAGAAAACAACTATTGTTTCATATCCTTACAGGACATTTTCATCTAAAATGA
- the LOC105765627 gene encoding uncharacterized protein LOC105765627 isoform X1 has product MAVSPSPSSKKKNKNKKRNNANIETTRPTDSAYSTDPPPPQLSPKRRRNSSPGVRLIHGRIYDSQNGKTCHQCRQKTVDFAASCKTKINGKQCTIHFCHKCLLNRYGEKAEEVALLNDWTCPRCRGICNCSFCMKKRGHQPTGVLVHAAKANGFASVSDMLHLKDSEKSGSQEPVDVAVSSKKRKAAEDEDSEVKGTGNSRKESSCKEPNGLIRANDKRIVTSNTKLIKWSKNGKEIVSEGNDLQKISPKKLKTSMEVSNKGEVINDMITAIQLIDMKVPMKCDHGEDEVLNNADPVVRNKPICRSPNLKKKNVKAKNEASDAEIVLPQGTSLNHIDGIDLPVKDVGHALQFLEFCEVFGEVLNMKKGQSQLLLKELFTGKSKRKHKLRHPSIVQFHILLLSMMQKDLGKEYPCLNKNLSEKSWVQVLGEYINDSQYPLKQPLLDCLDVGGGDKYERLNSSKKLKVLNFLCDEALSTTEFRSWIDKQNLKFVERQKKAKEKLLSQREKERNLEKEMKKKLQDEIAKAILMRNGAPLSISENEELLSRIKSEVAQTLEVARTLASTLEVSETVVDEEDEPLNPVRSEPIFWDGDGHRFWKLRSYSSETDVLLQDIEGSDLVAAKEKWYTYSTEQKPIVEKYISSFRMQRK; this is encoded by the exons ATGGCTGTTTCTCCTTCTCCATCatcaaagaagaagaataagaacAAGAAGAGGAACAACGCCAACATCGAGACAACTCGGCCTACTGACTCAGCTTACTCAACTGACCCACCACCACCACAACTCAGTCCAAAACGTCGTCGTAACAGTTCGCCTGGAGTTCGACTCATCCATGGTCGAATCTATGATTCTCAGAACGGCAAGACTTGTCACCAG TGTAGGCAAAAAACAGTGGATTTTGCAGCTTCTTGCAAGACAAAGATTAATGGGAAGCAATGTACCATCCATTTTTGTCACAAATGTCTCTTgaacag atATGGGGAAAAGGCTGAGGAGGTGGCTTTGTTGAATGATTGGACTTGTCCAAGATGTAGAGGAATTTGCAACTGTAGTTTCTGCAT GAAGAAACGAGGTCACCAGCCTACTGGTGTACTTGTACATGCAGCAAAGGCAAATGGGTTCGCCTCAGTTTCAGATATGTTGCATCTTAAGGATTCCGAAAAATCGGGTTCTCAAGAGCCTGTTGATGTAGCTGTGTCTTCCAAAAAGCGAAAAGCTGCAGAAGATGAG gATTCTGAAGTTAAGGGAACTGGTAATAGCAGAAAGGAAAGCAGTTGTAAAGAGCCTAATGGTTTGATACGAGCCAATGACAAAAGGATTGTAACTAGTAACACCAAGTTGATCAAATGGAGCAAGAATGGTAAGGAAATTGTCTCGGAAGGCAATGATCTCCAAAAGATTAGTCCTAAAAAGCTTAAGACCTCCATGGAGGTGTCGAACAAGGGCGAAGTGATTAATGACATGATTACTGCTATCCAACTAATTGACATGAAGGTGCCTATGAAGTGTgatcatggagaagatgaagTGCTAAACAATGCAGACCCTGTAGTGAGGAACAAGCCGATTTGTAGGTCTCCAAATCTTaagaagaaaaatgtaaaagCCAAAAACGAAGCTTCTGACGCTGAAATTGTATTGCCTCAAGGCACATCATTAAACCATATTGATGGCATTGACTTGCCTGTCAAGGATGTTGGCCATGCCTTACAATTTCTAGAATTTTGTGAAGTTTTCGGAGAG GTTCTCAATATGAAGAAAGGACAGTCTCAGCTGTTACTTAAAGAGTTATTTACTGGAAAAAGTAAACGCAAGCACAAATTACGTCATCCTTCAATTGTGCAGTTTCACATTCTACTGCTATCCATGATGCAAAAGGATTTGGGAAAAGA GTATCCTTGCTTAAATAAGAACTTAAGTGAAAAATCATGGGTGCAAGTTCTTGGAGAATACATAAATGATTCTCAATATCCATTAAAGCAGCCATTGTTGGATTGTTTAGATGTAGGTGGTGGTGATAAATACGAgcgattaaattcctctaaaaAGCTCAAAGTCTTAAATTTTCTGTGTGATGAAGCTCTCAGCACCAC AGAGTTTAGAAGCTGGATCGATaaacaaaacttgaaatttgttgaaagacaaaagaaagcaaaagagaaaCTTCTTTCACAGAGGGAGAAG GAGAGAAACCTTGAAAAAGAGATGAAGAAGAAGTTGCAGGACGAGATAGCCAAAGCTATTCTCATGAGAAATGGTGCACCTCTTTCCATTTCAGAAAATGAAGAGCTTCTTTCGAGAATAAAGTCAGAAGTGGCTCAAACTCTTGAAGTGGCCCGTACTCTTGCAAGCAcattggaagtgtctgagacaGTGGTCGACGAGG AGGATGAGCCGTTAAATCCTGTTAGATCAGAGCCAATATTTTGGGATGGCGATGGTCACAGATTCTGGAAATTGAGAAGCTACTCTAGTGAAACAGATGTTTTACTTCAAG ATATTGAGGGCAGTGATCTAGTTGCAGCTAAAGAAAAATGGTACACCTACAGCACCGAACAAAAACCAATCGTTGAGAAATATATTTCATCTTTCAG GATGCAAAGGAAATAA
- the LOC105765627 gene encoding uncharacterized protein LOC105765627 isoform X2 translates to MAVSPSPSSKKKNKNKKRNNANIETTRPTDSAYSTDPPPPQLSPKRRRNSSPGVRLIHGRIYDSQNGKTCHQCRQKTVDFAASCKTKINGKQCTIHFCHKCLLNRYGEKAEEVALLNDWTCPRCRGICNCSFCMKKRGHQPTGVLVHAAKANGFASVSDMLHLKDSEKSGSQEPVDVAVSSKKRKAAEDEDSEVKGTGNSRKESSCKEPNGLIRANDKRIVTSNTKLIKWSKNGKEIVSEGNDLQKISPKKLKTSMEVSNKGEVINDMITAIQLIDMKVPMKCDHGEDEVLNNADPVVRNKPICRSPNLKKKNVKAKNEASDAEIVLPQGTSLNHIDGIDLPVKDVGHALQFLEFCEVFGEVLNMKKGQSQLLLKELFTGKSKRKHKLRHPSIVQFHILLLSMMQKDLGKEYPCLNKNLSEKSWVQVLGEYINDSQYPLKQPLLDCLDVGGGDKYERLNSSKKLKVLNFLCDEALSTTSWIDKQNLKFVERQKKAKEKLLSQREKERNLEKEMKKKLQDEIAKAILMRNGAPLSISENEELLSRIKSEVAQTLEVARTLASTLEVSETVVDEEDEPLNPVRSEPIFWDGDGHRFWKLRSYSSETDVLLQDIEGSDLVAAKEKWYTYSTEQKPIVEKYISSFRMQRK, encoded by the exons ATGGCTGTTTCTCCTTCTCCATCatcaaagaagaagaataagaacAAGAAGAGGAACAACGCCAACATCGAGACAACTCGGCCTACTGACTCAGCTTACTCAACTGACCCACCACCACCACAACTCAGTCCAAAACGTCGTCGTAACAGTTCGCCTGGAGTTCGACTCATCCATGGTCGAATCTATGATTCTCAGAACGGCAAGACTTGTCACCAG TGTAGGCAAAAAACAGTGGATTTTGCAGCTTCTTGCAAGACAAAGATTAATGGGAAGCAATGTACCATCCATTTTTGTCACAAATGTCTCTTgaacag atATGGGGAAAAGGCTGAGGAGGTGGCTTTGTTGAATGATTGGACTTGTCCAAGATGTAGAGGAATTTGCAACTGTAGTTTCTGCAT GAAGAAACGAGGTCACCAGCCTACTGGTGTACTTGTACATGCAGCAAAGGCAAATGGGTTCGCCTCAGTTTCAGATATGTTGCATCTTAAGGATTCCGAAAAATCGGGTTCTCAAGAGCCTGTTGATGTAGCTGTGTCTTCCAAAAAGCGAAAAGCTGCAGAAGATGAG gATTCTGAAGTTAAGGGAACTGGTAATAGCAGAAAGGAAAGCAGTTGTAAAGAGCCTAATGGTTTGATACGAGCCAATGACAAAAGGATTGTAACTAGTAACACCAAGTTGATCAAATGGAGCAAGAATGGTAAGGAAATTGTCTCGGAAGGCAATGATCTCCAAAAGATTAGTCCTAAAAAGCTTAAGACCTCCATGGAGGTGTCGAACAAGGGCGAAGTGATTAATGACATGATTACTGCTATCCAACTAATTGACATGAAGGTGCCTATGAAGTGTgatcatggagaagatgaagTGCTAAACAATGCAGACCCTGTAGTGAGGAACAAGCCGATTTGTAGGTCTCCAAATCTTaagaagaaaaatgtaaaagCCAAAAACGAAGCTTCTGACGCTGAAATTGTATTGCCTCAAGGCACATCATTAAACCATATTGATGGCATTGACTTGCCTGTCAAGGATGTTGGCCATGCCTTACAATTTCTAGAATTTTGTGAAGTTTTCGGAGAG GTTCTCAATATGAAGAAAGGACAGTCTCAGCTGTTACTTAAAGAGTTATTTACTGGAAAAAGTAAACGCAAGCACAAATTACGTCATCCTTCAATTGTGCAGTTTCACATTCTACTGCTATCCATGATGCAAAAGGATTTGGGAAAAGA GTATCCTTGCTTAAATAAGAACTTAAGTGAAAAATCATGGGTGCAAGTTCTTGGAGAATACATAAATGATTCTCAATATCCATTAAAGCAGCCATTGTTGGATTGTTTAGATGTAGGTGGTGGTGATAAATACGAgcgattaaattcctctaaaaAGCTCAAAGTCTTAAATTTTCTGTGTGATGAAGCTCTCAGCACCAC AAGCTGGATCGATaaacaaaacttgaaatttgttgaaagacaaaagaaagcaaaagagaaaCTTCTTTCACAGAGGGAGAAG GAGAGAAACCTTGAAAAAGAGATGAAGAAGAAGTTGCAGGACGAGATAGCCAAAGCTATTCTCATGAGAAATGGTGCACCTCTTTCCATTTCAGAAAATGAAGAGCTTCTTTCGAGAATAAAGTCAGAAGTGGCTCAAACTCTTGAAGTGGCCCGTACTCTTGCAAGCAcattggaagtgtctgagacaGTGGTCGACGAGG AGGATGAGCCGTTAAATCCTGTTAGATCAGAGCCAATATTTTGGGATGGCGATGGTCACAGATTCTGGAAATTGAGAAGCTACTCTAGTGAAACAGATGTTTTACTTCAAG ATATTGAGGGCAGTGATCTAGTTGCAGCTAAAGAAAAATGGTACACCTACAGCACCGAACAAAAACCAATCGTTGAGAAATATATTTCATCTTTCAG GATGCAAAGGAAATAA
- the LOC105765628 gene encoding uncharacterized protein LOC105765628, with amino-acid sequence MNSVQWGYVRIITGTIFGGILGFYVMHRVELSYKEKMKERLRQYELELKRKEKLDELEDSI; translated from the exons ATGAACTCAGTGCAATGGGGATATGTCCGTATCATCACCGGCACCATTTTTGGCGGTATCCTTGGCTTCTACGTTATGCACCGCGTCGAACTCAGTTACAAG GAAAAGATGAAGGAGCGATTGAGGCAATATGAGCTcgaattgaaaagaaaagagaagctAGATGAACTTGAAGATTCCATctag
- the LOC105765629 gene encoding peptidyl-tRNA hydrolase, chloroplastic isoform X2: MKLSSSIFTFRFLNFNSLFIKSHPSFKISAATKRTMTQFPNFSTKISNSSPANTAEDSQVSPPEPRPQSPPRKPWLIVGLGNPGKKFNGTRHNVGFMMVDAIAEAEGISINTVNFKAQIGKGFIGNVPVMLAKPQTFMNSSGESVGAIVSYYKIPLKQVLVIFDDLDLPFAKLRLLPKGGHGGHNGMRSIIDSFEGSRNFPRLRIGIGRPQGRMDTINFVLRAFNKQEREEVTSFYLSAGVYVS, from the exons atgaaattaagtTCATCAATCTTCACTTTTCGCTTCCTAAACTTCAATTCCTTATTCATTAAATCTCATCCTTCCTTCAAAATTTCTGCCGCAACCAAAAGAACCATGACTCAATTCCCTAATTTTTCCacgaaaatttcaaattcttcTCCCGCCAATACGGCGGAGGATTCCCAGGTGTCGCCGCCCGAGCCCAGGCCGCAGTCTCCGCCTCGCAAGCCGTGGCTCATCGTCGGTCTCGGTAATCCCGGCAAGAAATTCAATGGCACCCGCCACAAC GTTGGTTTTATGATGGTAGACGCTATAGCTGAGGCTGAAGGGATTTCTATTAACACTGTTAACTTTAAAGCTCAGATTGGAAAAg GATTTATAGGAAATGTTCCTGTCATGCTTGCCAAACCGCAAACGTTTATGAACTCAAGTGGTGAGTCT GTTGGGGCCATTGTATCATATTACAAGATTCCATTGAAGCAAGTTCTTGTG ATTTTTGATGACTTAGATTTGCCTTTTGCCAAATTGAGACTACTTCCGAAAGGCGGACATGGTGGACATAATGG AATGAGAAGCATCATCGATAGTTTTGAAGGTAGCCGCAATTTTCCTCGTCTAAGAATTG GCATTGGACGACCTCAAGGGAGGATGGATACTATTAATTTTGTTCTTCGTGCTTTCAACAAGCAAGAACGTGAAGAG GTCACATCTTTTTATCTTTCAGCTGGAGTTTACGTTTCATAA
- the LOC105765629 gene encoding peptidyl-tRNA hydrolase, chloroplastic isoform X1: MKLSSSIFTFRFLNFNSLFIKSHPSFKISAATKRTMTQFPNFSTKISNSSPANTAEDSQVSPPEPRPQSPPRKPWLIVGLGNPGKKFNGTRHNVGFMMVDAIAEAEGISINTVNFKAQIGKGFIGNVPVMLAKPQTFMNSSGESVGAIVSYYKIPLKQVLVIFDDLDLPFAKLRLLPKGGHGGHNGMRSIIDSFEGSRNFPRLRIGIGRPQGRMDTINFVLRAFNKQEREELEFTFHNGIEAVRILLLEGFDKSATYVNSTKAMEQLG, translated from the exons atgaaattaagtTCATCAATCTTCACTTTTCGCTTCCTAAACTTCAATTCCTTATTCATTAAATCTCATCCTTCCTTCAAAATTTCTGCCGCAACCAAAAGAACCATGACTCAATTCCCTAATTTTTCCacgaaaatttcaaattcttcTCCCGCCAATACGGCGGAGGATTCCCAGGTGTCGCCGCCCGAGCCCAGGCCGCAGTCTCCGCCTCGCAAGCCGTGGCTCATCGTCGGTCTCGGTAATCCCGGCAAGAAATTCAATGGCACCCGCCACAAC GTTGGTTTTATGATGGTAGACGCTATAGCTGAGGCTGAAGGGATTTCTATTAACACTGTTAACTTTAAAGCTCAGATTGGAAAAg GATTTATAGGAAATGTTCCTGTCATGCTTGCCAAACCGCAAACGTTTATGAACTCAAGTGGTGAGTCT GTTGGGGCCATTGTATCATATTACAAGATTCCATTGAAGCAAGTTCTTGTG ATTTTTGATGACTTAGATTTGCCTTTTGCCAAATTGAGACTACTTCCGAAAGGCGGACATGGTGGACATAATGG AATGAGAAGCATCATCGATAGTTTTGAAGGTAGCCGCAATTTTCCTCGTCTAAGAATTG GCATTGGACGACCTCAAGGGAGGATGGATACTATTAATTTTGTTCTTCGTGCTTTCAACAAGCAAGAACGTGAAGAG CTGGAGTTTACGTTTCATAATGGAATCGAGGCTGTCCGGATTCTCTTACTCGAGGGTTTCGATAAAAGTGCAACATATGTCAACAGCACCAAAGCAATGGAACAGCTTGGGTAA